One Festucalex cinctus isolate MCC-2025b chromosome 3, RoL_Fcin_1.0, whole genome shotgun sequence DNA window includes the following coding sequences:
- the LOC144015855 gene encoding apelin receptor B-like: MDPTDSPPDYHFSHEESQDVRFCDLSQPATYHMLFPVLYVLIFILGLLGNGAVLFTVWRTQGKRRVPLVYIGNLALADLTFVSFLPLWAVYTGLGYHWPFGWFLCKISCYVVVLNMYASVFLLTSMSFHRYMAIVHPLSSRQVRTRSCMYASLVAVWTLSGLLALPFFVFRTTLHSTSNNHTMCTLDFSLAVSSEHQLRLWSAGFGLSLFVLSFLLPFLAMMVCYGLISCTIISHFKTRRKQHQRKQRLFKIIITLVVVFATCSIPIHAVRSAMALSNLDVFPATCAFLRFTMLTYPYATCLAYANSCLNPFLYAFLDLNFRSQCLRLLHLKKSRRTPANVDGGLKQR, translated from the coding sequence ATGGACCCTACAGACAGCCCTCCCGATTACCATTTCTCCCATGAGGAGAGTCAGGATGTCAGATTTTGCGACCTTTCTCAGCCTGCGACCTACCACATGCTCTTCCCGGTGCTCTACGTGCTCATCTTCATCTTGGGCCTGCTCGGCAACGGTGCAGTCCTTTTCACTGTTTGGCGGACGCAGGGGAAGCGCAGGGTACCGCTCGTCTACATCGGCAACCTTGCCCTGGCCGACCTGACCTTCGTGTCCTTCCTGCCACTGTGGGCGGTCTACACGGGCTTGGGCTACCACTGGCCCTTCGGATGGTTCCTGTGCAAGATCAGTTGCTACGTGGTGGTCCTCAACATGTATGCCAGCGTCTTCCTCCTCACCAGCATGAGCTTCCACCGTTACATGGCCATCGTGCACCCGCTGTCAAGCAGGCAGGTGCGCACCCGCAGTTGCATGTACGCCTCCCTCGTTGCCGTCTGGACGCTATCGGGTCTCCTGGCTTTGCCCTTCTTCGTTTTCCGGACCACCCTGCACAGTACGAGCAACAACCACACTATGTGCACCTTGGACTTCAGCCTTGCGGTGAGCAGCGAGCATCAGCTACGCCTGTGGAGCGCTGGGTTTGGGTTGTCGTTGTTCGTCCTGTCGTTCCTGCTCCCCTTCCTGGCCATGATGGTGTGCTACGGGCTCATCAGCTGTACCATCATCAGTCACTTCAAGACCCGCCGCAAGCAGCATCAACGCAAGCAGCGACTCTTTAAGATCATCATCACGCTAGTGGTGGTCTTCGCCACCTGCTCGATTCCCATCCATGCTGTGAGAAGCGCCATGGCTCTCTCCAACCTGGACGTGTTCCCAGCCACCTGCGCTTTCCTGCGCTTCACGATGCTCACCTACCCGTACGCCACCTGCCTGGCCTACGCCAACAGCTGCCTCAACCCTTTCCTCTACGCCTTCTTAGACCTGAATTTCAGGTCGCAGTGCCTGCGTCTGCTCCACCTCAAGAAGTCCCGCCGGACACCCGCCAATGTGGATGGAGGACTCAAGCAACGCTAG
- the ldhd gene encoding putative D-lactate dehydrogenase, mitochondrial — translation MVVWYKNKRKIMSLLLTANQRLFCQRRSIQTINIARSAAVDSALSSFKSICGEDGLSVGTAVREQHGKDESVHRCRPPDVVVFPRCVEEVSALANVCHHKQLPMIPFGTGTGLEGGVGAVKGGVCFSLRNMSQILDLHQEDFDVTVEPGVTRKALNAYLRDTGLWFPVDPGADASLCGMAASSASGTNAVRYGTMRENVMNLEVVLADGTVIHTAGKGRRPRKTSAGYNLTNLFVGSEGTLGIITKATLRLYGIPEAMVSAVCSFPSVQAAVDSTVQILQAGVAIARIEFLDDVMINACNKFSSLSYPVTPTLFLEFHGSEQSLAEQVNTTEEITQINGGSDFQWARDAETRNRLWKARHDAWYAAQALRLGCQAYSTDVCVPISHLPHIIVETKADLIENKLTGPIAGHVGDGNFHCLMVVDPNDPEELHRVHLFSERLARRALAMNGTCTGEHGVGLGKRALLQEEVGSKTMQVMQNIKDALDPNNLMNPGKVLLPRHP, via the exons ATGGTAGTATGGTACAAAAATAAACGCAAAATCATGTCGCTTCTGCTGACAGCAAATCAGAGACTTTTTTGTCAGCGTCGCAGCATTCAAACAATCAACATCGCCAGA AGTGCTGCTGTGGACAGTGCACTTTCTTCATTCAAGTCAATATGCGGCGAGGACGGATTGTCCGTGGGAACTGCTGTCAGAGAGCAACACGGCAAAGATGAATCAGTACACAG ATGCCGTCCACCGGATGTGGTTGTTTTTCCACGCTGTGTAGAGGAGGTCAGCGCTCTGGCGAATGTCTGCCATCACAAACAACTTCCCATGATCCCATTTGGTACTGGAACTGGCCTGGAAGGAGGGGTAGGAGCTGTTAAg GGTGGTGTGTGCTTCAGCCTGAGAAATATGAGCCAGATTTTGGATCTCCACCAGGAAGATTTTGATGTGACGGTAGAGCCCGGTGTGACCCGAAAAGCCCTCAATGCCTACCTGCGAGACACTGGACTGTGGTTTCCTGTTG ATCCTGGAGCTGATGCTTCACTGTGTGGGATGGCAGCCAGTAGTGCATCTGGTACCAATGCAGTGCGATATGGAACCATGAGAGAAAATGTTATGAACCTGGAGGTGGTACTTGCCGACGGGACTGTTATCCACACGGCTGGCAAGGGCCGACGACCCAG GAAGACGTCAGCAGGCTACAACTTGACAAACCTGTTTGTTGGATCAGAGGGCACTCTGGGGATTATCACCAAGGCAACTCTGCGCCTCTACGGTATTCCAGAAGCCATGGTGTCAGCAGTCTGTTCGTTTCCTTCAGTGCAGGCTGCTGTGGATAGCACTGTGCAGATTCTACAAGCCGGGGTTGCCATCGCGCGCATCG AATTTCTAGATGATGTGATGATCAACGCGTGCAACAAGTTCAGCTCTCTGTCGTATCCCGTTACTCCAACCCTATTTCTGGAGTTCCATGGTTCCGAACAGAGCCTTGCAGAACAAGTAAACACTACTG AGGAAATCACACAGATTAATGGTGGGTCTGATTTTCAATGGGCCAGAGATGCAGAAACACGAAACCGATTGTGGAAAGCTCGCCATGACGCATGGTATGCTGCTCAGGCTCTCAGGCTTGGTTGCCAG gcCTATTCGACAGATGTCTGCGTTCCTATTTCCCACCTGCCTCATATCATTGTGGAGACGAAAGCGGACCTGATTGAGAACAAACTTACAG GTCCTATCGCGGGTCATGTGGGTGATGGGAACTTTCACTGTCTGATGGTAGTTGATCCAAATGATCCAGAAGAACTGCATAGGGTCCATCTGTTCAGTGAGAGACTAGCAAG ACGGGCCCTGGCTATGAATGGCACATGCACGGGGGAGCACGGAGTGGGTTTGGGCAAGCGAGCACTGCTCCAGGAAGAGGTGGGGTCCAAGACAATGCAAGTGATGCAGAATATCAAGGATGCCCTTGACCCAAACAACTTAATGAATCCAGGGAAGGTCTTACTGCCAAGACATCCTTGA
- the fam169b gene encoding protein FAM169B isoform X3 encodes MGVHWICSEASDVLCRMMFPVDFPPVDETDLRSASEQYLLSLKSRPENNEWFQHSSKASKLEITANNIKWLQLFEDDQAGCLLLALHPPDDPAQVVALYLYGSWWCVKDVIRTSCKTRTGLLPVQSLMERLIMFLLSQVVERPSQEEALFSVHPRTESAKLLWRDGQAVGFYTVKHKGTLCDSWSSRCYLLPVLDTVLVRTSWWRRGLGLQMLTDFCSSFPNEECVGTSCS; translated from the exons ATGGGAGTTCATTGGATTTGTTCTGAAGCAAGTGATG TTCTGTGCAGGATGATGTTCCCTGTCGACTTTCCACCTGTGGATGAAACTGACCTGAGGTCGGCATCTGAACAATATCTTTTGTCGCTGAAATCCAGACCTGAAAATAATGAGTGGTTTCAGCACTCATCCAAAGCCTCGAAG TTGGAAATAACAGCAAATAACATCAAATGGTTGCAGCTCTTTGAGGATGACCAAGCTGGATGTTTATTATTGGCACTTCATCCACCTGATGATCCGGCTCAAG TGGTGGCCTTGTACTTGTATGGAAGTTGGTGGTGTGTGAAGGATGTTATACGGACGTCCTGCAAAACAAGAACTGGCTTGCTTCCA GTGCAGTCACTTATGGAGAGACTGATTATGTTCCTACTGAGTCAGGTCGTAGAGAGGCCTTCACAGGAGGAAGCACTCTTCTCCGTGCACCCCCGCACAGAGAGCGCCAAATTGTTGTGGCGAGATGGCCAAGCAGTCGGCTTCTACACTGTCAAACACAAAG GCACCCTGTGTGACAGCTGGAGCAGCCGCTGCTACCTGCTGCCTGTTTTGGATACTGTGCTGGTGAGGACAAGTTGGTGGAGGAGAGGACTGGGACTTCAGATGCTGACTGACTTCTGTTCGTCCTTCCCCAACGAGGAG TGTGTAGGCACTTCCTGCAGCTGA
- the fam169b gene encoding protein FAM169B isoform X1, with protein MGVHWICSEASDVLCRMMFPVDFPPVDETDLRSASEQYLLSLKSRPENNEWFQHSSKASKLEITANNIKWLQLFEDDQAGCLLLALHPPDDPAQVVALYLYGSWWCVKDVIRTSCKTRTGLLPVQSLMERLIMFLLSQVVERPSQEEALFSVHPRTESAKLLWRDGQAVGFYTVKHKGTLCDSWSSRCYLLPVLDTVLVRTSWWRRGLGLQMLTDFCSSFPNEEVLGISVPLSASMVAVCRHFLQLNEDHRDRLYEVEAPGAWTQRRNIWLNIQLSRYLISRDEVG; from the exons ATGGGAGTTCATTGGATTTGTTCTGAAGCAAGTGATG TTCTGTGCAGGATGATGTTCCCTGTCGACTTTCCACCTGTGGATGAAACTGACCTGAGGTCGGCATCTGAACAATATCTTTTGTCGCTGAAATCCAGACCTGAAAATAATGAGTGGTTTCAGCACTCATCCAAAGCCTCGAAG TTGGAAATAACAGCAAATAACATCAAATGGTTGCAGCTCTTTGAGGATGACCAAGCTGGATGTTTATTATTGGCACTTCATCCACCTGATGATCCGGCTCAAG TGGTGGCCTTGTACTTGTATGGAAGTTGGTGGTGTGTGAAGGATGTTATACGGACGTCCTGCAAAACAAGAACTGGCTTGCTTCCA GTGCAGTCACTTATGGAGAGACTGATTATGTTCCTACTGAGTCAGGTCGTAGAGAGGCCTTCACAGGAGGAAGCACTCTTCTCCGTGCACCCCCGCACAGAGAGCGCCAAATTGTTGTGGCGAGATGGCCAAGCAGTCGGCTTCTACACTGTCAAACACAAAG GCACCCTGTGTGACAGCTGGAGCAGCCGCTGCTACCTGCTGCCTGTTTTGGATACTGTGCTGGTGAGGACAAGTTGGTGGAGGAGAGGACTGGGACTTCAGATGCTGACTGACTTCTGTTCGTCCTTCCCCAACGAGGAGGTGCTGGGAATCAGTGTGCCGCTTTCAGCCAGCATGGTTGCAG TGTGTAGGCACTTCCTGCAGCTGAATGAAGATCACAGAGACCGTCTATATGAAGTTGAGGCTCCAGGGGCATGGACTCAACGGCGAAACATCTGGCTCAACATCCAACTATCCCGCTACTTGATCAGTAGAGATGAAGTTGGCTGA
- the fam169b gene encoding protein FAM169B isoform X2 — translation MMFPVDFPPVDETDLRSASEQYLLSLKSRPENNEWFQHSSKASKLEITANNIKWLQLFEDDQAGCLLLALHPPDDPAQVVALYLYGSWWCVKDVIRTSCKTRTGLLPVQSLMERLIMFLLSQVVERPSQEEALFSVHPRTESAKLLWRDGQAVGFYTVKHKGTLCDSWSSRCYLLPVLDTVLVRTSWWRRGLGLQMLTDFCSSFPNEEVLGISVPLSASMVAVCRHFLQLNEDHRDRLYEVEAPGAWTQRRNIWLNIQLSRYLISRDEVG, via the exons ATGATGTTCCCTGTCGACTTTCCACCTGTGGATGAAACTGACCTGAGGTCGGCATCTGAACAATATCTTTTGTCGCTGAAATCCAGACCTGAAAATAATGAGTGGTTTCAGCACTCATCCAAAGCCTCGAAG TTGGAAATAACAGCAAATAACATCAAATGGTTGCAGCTCTTTGAGGATGACCAAGCTGGATGTTTATTATTGGCACTTCATCCACCTGATGATCCGGCTCAAG TGGTGGCCTTGTACTTGTATGGAAGTTGGTGGTGTGTGAAGGATGTTATACGGACGTCCTGCAAAACAAGAACTGGCTTGCTTCCA GTGCAGTCACTTATGGAGAGACTGATTATGTTCCTACTGAGTCAGGTCGTAGAGAGGCCTTCACAGGAGGAAGCACTCTTCTCCGTGCACCCCCGCACAGAGAGCGCCAAATTGTTGTGGCGAGATGGCCAAGCAGTCGGCTTCTACACTGTCAAACACAAAG GCACCCTGTGTGACAGCTGGAGCAGCCGCTGCTACCTGCTGCCTGTTTTGGATACTGTGCTGGTGAGGACAAGTTGGTGGAGGAGAGGACTGGGACTTCAGATGCTGACTGACTTCTGTTCGTCCTTCCCCAACGAGGAGGTGCTGGGAATCAGTGTGCCGCTTTCAGCCAGCATGGTTGCAG TGTGTAGGCACTTCCTGCAGCTGAATGAAGATCACAGAGACCGTCTATATGAAGTTGAGGCTCCAGGGGCATGGACTCAACGGCGAAACATCTGGCTCAACATCCAACTATCCCGCTACTTGATCAGTAGAGATGAAGTTGGCTGA
- the arpin gene encoding arpin encodes MSRIYQNTSLTNKPVHNEKYDSVWSPDSHESGPGVMTEGMLVDVSRHALTDINNQKIRYYVLYIKPRRIHRRKYDLSGKEIEPNFCDTRKVNTGFLMSSYKVEAKGESDILSEEQLSALIRKAELVKITDKHRPAGTWAFWYPECEMDKTELEMETDIRLKTRGNSPFIFSLAKIDGGTVSKCNFAGDQNAGASWTDKIMANKAGANDSQKPAGEGEGSQEDEWDD; translated from the exons ATGAGCCGAATCTATCAGAACACATCTTTAACAAACAAACCAGTACACAATGAGAAATATGACAGTGTGTGGTCACCCGATTCACATGAAAG TGGTCCTGGAGTGATGACTGAAGGAATGCTGGTTGATGTTTCAAGACATGCATTGACTGACATCAACAATCAGAAG ATTCGTTACTACGTGTTGTACATCAAACCTCGACGCATCCATCGGAGGAAGTACGACCTGAGTGGGAAGGAGATTGAACCAAACTTCTGTGACACCAGAAAGGTCAACACAGGCTTCCTCATGTCCTCCTACA AGGTGGAAGCGAAAGGGGAGTCAGACATCCTGTCCGAAGAGCAGCTGTCAGCACTGATACGTAAAGCCGAGCTGGTGAAGATAACCGACAAGCACAGACCTGCCGGGACGTGGGCCTTCTGGTATCCTGAATGCGAGATGGACAAAACAGAGCTGGAGATGGAAACAGACATTCGACTCAAGACCAGAGGGAACAGCCCCTTTATAT TCTCCTTAGCCAAAATAGATGGTGGCACAGTGTCCAAGTGTAACTTTGCCGGAGACCAGAATGCTGGAGCATCGTGGACAGACAAGATTATGGCCAACAAAGCTGGAGCAAATGACAGCCAGAAGCCTGCGGGTGAAGGAGAGGGATCGCAGGAGGATGAATGG GATGACTAA